The following DNA comes from Rosa rugosa chromosome 5, drRosRugo1.1, whole genome shotgun sequence.
TTTCAAATGTTAGTCTCATATATCATGTCGACTTAAAAATAAGGAAGCAAAAAAAAGTTTTGGTTTAGCAACATGTTTCAAGTTTTCCctttgcttaaaaaaaaaaaaaaaagtttctctTTGCTTCAATACAGCCACGTGGATCAGACTTCGCCCCGCAGTATGGCTGTTAGCTTCAGACTGTATGTGTGGAGTCCATTAATAATCTTGCTTTAATTACTTTCATCATTCCATCTTATTTTGGGGTGTTAATAATTTACTTACACGTTCAGGGATTTGTCATACAATCAATTAAGTGGACCCGTACCAGCCACTTTAAGGAATGTGCAGCCTGTGGCATCGTAAGTTTCTCCATacatgaacaaaaaaaaatatatatatttctccatACATATATAGATATGTAAGTGGCATGTGCTTGAACCACCACTAGCAGTTGAGTTAGTAAAAGACTTTAGGTGTACTACCCCTACATCCGGATTTAAATTTTACCGACACTGATTGGAGTTAAATCTCAATATATTCTTAATGAATGGGGGGATGAAACATTCCTGACATGACCCCTTAGGGCGGatgtaaaaaaaatattaaaaaatggCATGTGCTCGAAACTTGGAATGAATAAGGGGAAGTTTTTAATTATTCTGTTTACAAAATACAAATGTTGGAATTTAGGAAtgggaaaatgaaattaatgtTACTTTCCGGATATCTATGTACATGCATGCAGTGATCCAGATGCCTACCGACTTGAAGGAGACGGGGGATATTTCTACCTGTACGTTGGTAGTCCATTAATTGTGCCAGGTTAATGTCCTAATCAAATTATCTGTTATTAAGTCGACTTATTTTGTACATTAATTAATTCAATCAGGTTTCTTTCACACAATCAACTGACTGGGCCTATACCAGAGAGCTTAGGGAACTTGACTTTCATCAGTTATATGTAAGTCGATTTCTTCGCGTTCATGATTTTGATGGTATCATGTTTCACTACttaacaattaattaattatgttGAAGAAAGTTAAACTAACTAGCAGTAATTGTTTTTACCTCAGTtgacttatttttcttttctcaccATTGATCCATCCATATTATACAGTGTTCTGGCGAACAACTATCTCAACGGCTCTATACCAGCATCTTTGGGTGCGCTGACTCATCTGAATGGACTGTAAGTAAACTTTACGTACCTAGACTTGTTTAATACCCCGATATTCTAATGatcaaattaaatgattttatttgtgtgtgtatatttttttttggtgaatatgtgtgtgtatatatattctcaCGAGCAAGCTCCTTAATTATCCTTTTGTGAAGGAGTTTGCGTAACAATGGAATCTCTGGTACTCTTCCACAAGCACTAGGAAATTTGACAACCCTTAGATACTTGTAAGTtttattagagcaagttcaccagTGAGTTatcaggtcacctactattgtTATATGTATTTTTACTCTCTAGGTCACCTACTATTGTTATATGTATTTTTACTCTCTAGGTCACTGTCAAAGTGTACTCGTGTCCTAGATCACCTTGGGTCACCCTGGTGACCTGCAAGCTAACCTGGTGACCCAGGTGTTATTggacactgtgcccgtgactcAAATAGTGGAAATAAACAGAGTACTTTATTCAATGCGACTTTCTTGTCATTTTTGCCCCTGCCCTGTTCtctttcttcatctccttcctctctcttctgTAAAcagtttttttctttcctctctCATGTTTTCTGGGTAAATGATACAGATAAACTTGAACCTAGAAATTGAAAAGCTGAAGAAAAGCTACGGTTCTCATAACCCATAACCCCTATATCAGTTTTGTGAAATTTTGTACCATCTTTGAGCTTTGTAAATTGGGATTTTTGGGTAATTCGTGAAAAGCCCCAAATCTGTAATATGAACCTGTGGTTCATGGCGTATGGAGATGAAGTGGAAGGAGAGCAGAAGAACGACGAATAGGGCCACAAAGCGGTTGATGCCAGAACATTGATCAtgtctttttcttcttgtttcttgggttttctttgtttttggatgGGAGGAGTGCCCATTTGTGAGGATTTGCTGGAACCCACAAAATATCAGCCCATTTTATGGTTTAAAATTGAATGGGAATTTTCAGTGGCAGAAGATAGGGGCAGATCGTGGTTTAGTTAGAAGTTCATCTTCTCTGGTGTTTTAATCGTTTTGGAGCagattgaaggaaaaaaaataaaaaaattgttttttgcAGAAGGGAagagatgaagaagagagagaatggcAAGGGCAAAAGtgccaagaaaaaaaatgcattaaTAAACTATTTCGTTTCTGTTGCCGAGTACCGCGTGGCACTGCGGTGTTAGATCCAGACGCATATGCGTGTGTATCTAGCATTCCCCATCTTATCAATCTAGCTAGCTATATGTAGAATACATATGAAATATTTCTATTTGTTGTTGCAGCGGGGTCGCATCTAACAGTATCAATGGGACATTACCAAAAAGTTTTGCCAGCCTTACGAGTCTGTATTCATTGTACGTAATTAAGTTGCCCCTGCCCCCGTTCAATCTTAACTTTTCAGGGCATGTATATGTAATCTGATTGATTATTTAACCAACCATCAATCAATTATGATATGATAATCACTTGGTTGCGTGCAGTTCAATATCTGGGAACTATTTGTCTGGCCCTTTACCCGACTTCATAGCCAACTGGACTTCAATCGACTATCTGTACGTACCTGAGTTTTCTATATATCTTTGAATTTGTTAATTGCTCTAactttcattaaattttttacAGTTTTCTCAACGGAAACAATTTCAACGGGAAGATACCTGCCGGGATTTTTAATTTATCATATCTAGAAATTTTGTAAGCAATTAAGTGTGCCAATTTACAGTCCCGCCGGCACTAGCTATCTTTTCACTCGTCTAGCTTTTTGGAAATCGAAATCTCATGCATAATATATATCATTCAACTGATATATTATTTTGCCTTTTTCTAAACTGCTTCTTTCTACTGTAGGTCAATAAGTGATGTCAAAGCAGACTCTCATTTCCAGTTCCCACCATCTATACATGTGGCAGAAAGTTTTAGTGTATTGTTAGTAAATTGTTTATTTCacaaaatatattatttcgATCAAAAGAACTATTTAAATCATATATAAAAGGTGAAAATGATGAGTTTTTCAATTAAAACCTCGATTTATTTAAAATTCAAGGGTACTCTCCCACTTCTTTAGAGTTTAATAATAAAAGTCAAAATTTCATTAACTcggtaataaaataatatgtactAACATACGTAATCAGAATGCATTTTCAGCAGAATTATTTGTTGGCGTGCATATGCAGGATACTAAGAAATTGCTCAATCACCGGTCATATTCCTTCTTACATTGGAGATATGTCATCATTAAAGAACATGTATGTTCTTTTGTTTAGTTTCCTCTTTAAACCTTCAAATATATCCACATTTAAAATTTAATTAAGTAGCTCTGATCAGATATATTAACATATTTTTTCCATGTCATATTTTATTTCTTTGATCCCTCTCCCTAACATTTCTCTTTTCTCATCCCATTTTCGCTCCTCTCCCCCCCACCCAACCCCAAAAACAAGTCTCATGCCTTTTTAATTTTGTGTTGCAGAGACTTGAGCTTCAACAGGTTAACGGGTAGAATCCCAGATTCTTTGAAAAACTTAAATGTAACTCACATGTACGTGACATATTACTCTCCACCCCTCTAAACTCTCATGAATATGTTTAACCACAAATTTAGAAATTGCAAGAACTTTTATTACTTCATGCATGTTCTCTTCAGGTCTTTTTCAAACAATATGCTTTCTGGGGAAATTCCTGATTGGATTCAAAATGGTTCAATATGGAGTAAGATGTATGTTTCAATATATGTAGATCCTTGTGCATCCCATCTATTGTGTATTTAGATACCGATAACATTTATACCTCCACTAACATTCTCTAGTTAGGAGCTTGTTTAGGTACCGTATCTCTGGTGTACAACATTCTCATCAATATTTCTTTTCATTCCAGGGATTTTTCATACAATAATTTTTCAAAGCTAAACTTTAAACCGTCACCCAATCTAAAACTGTAAGGAATTAACTatgcattttattttctattatttAGGATTCTTAATATATTTGAAATATTAATTGCATGATATCTCTCGTCATTGTTCTAGGAATTTGTTTTCCTGCTGCTGCAACTCCTCAACCTGTCTGCCAAATACGTATGATCATATCTTGTCTGTTATACTATTAGAAAAACTTGACGACTAAGTTATTTAGAATAACTTGTGGCGATTATACTTACAGGGAATACCCAACCAAGGAGAAGTATTGTCCCCGGGGAAAACATGATTGTAAGTTTATTATATTGAACTCTACTGGTCTATCTACATCTAACAATTTATGTATATTAAATGTAAATGTGTTTAACTTCTTCAGACCATTCATTGTTCATAAATTGTGGTGGTGAGGAAACACATGATGCTGTTGGAAATGTTTATGATCAAGATAATGATACGTCACTATTTTACCtgagtcaaaaaaaaaattgggctcGGAGTAGCGTTGGAAACGCCTACGACTATGCTTCCAATGGCAATTCTAGTAAATTGTTAAAAAGCGTAAGATGTGGGCTTTCATCTGAAGCACGTTTATACGATAACGCTCGCACTTCCCTTGTCTCTCTAACATATTACGGGTTCTGCTTACATAAAGGCAAATACAATGTAACTCTTCTCTTTGCTGAGATTGTTGATGAGGTTACAGATATTCATGAGGATATTGATTTTAGAAGTACGGGTAAACGCGTATTTGATGTATATATTCAGGTAatgtttttcttaattttgtCACCGTGCCAGTACTCAGCACCCACCCATTTGCATTAGTATTGTTGCATGATTTGTCATTTGAACCGAGTATGAATTAGTGACTGGTTGCTGCAGGGCGAGAGAAAACTAAAGGATTTCAACATTATAGACAAGGCAGGACGTACGAATAAAGAATATATGATAAATTTCACGGCTGTTGATGTAAATGATGGTAAATTAGAGATCCACTTCTACTCTCGATCGGCTGGAGTAGGGACACTTGATGGCCCTCTCATATCTGCTATATCCGTAACTCCAGGTCCATAGatattaattatttttgttcttttatatCCCAAGGTAACGTAATTACAATAGTAATTCTATGCATATCTAAGGAACAATCACAATTAACGTACATTTTGTTTCTCTTGTCGGGATGATCATTCATCATGGAATTGAGAAATCAGAGTACAAGCAACAGCTATCTCCTTTGCAAACAGCGCTCATTACTGTGGCTTCAATCATAGTTTTCTTGTTGCTTTTATTACTTTTTGCCTGGATGATGGGATGGCTGGGGAATACAGATCACTTACAAGGTAACATATTGCATACTGGCTAGAAAAATTTGACAAGTATTCACTCTCTCACAAATTCTTACTGAACTTTAGCTTACATTTCTGATCACTTATTTGTGGAACAGAAATAGATATAGGTATAGAAAAGCCTGTCACCCTCAAACAATTAAAAGATGCCACTCGGAATTTTAGCAAGAGGAATGAGATTGGTCAAGGGGGTTTTGGAACCGTTTACAAGGTAACTAAGTTTCTCTGTCCTTGTTTTTATTGTGGAGtttcaactacaaacttgtgaTCTTTAACTTGCAAATTCAGTTCTTCAGGAGAAATGGACTTAATAATGTATCTCATTTGTTTGGTTGTAATTGCGTGTAGGCTGAAGTACAAGGGAAAATTGTGGCCGTGAAGAAACTTTGCTCTCATTCAGAGGAAAGGATCAATGAGTTCATAAATGAATTTTATACCTTAAAATCAATGAGTCAAGAGAACCTTGTTCAGTTGCTGGACATTTACAACGCAAAAGGCCTGCATTTGCTCGTCTATGAATATATGGAGAACAACTCCCTTGCACATGCCTTATTTGGTAAATTTTAATTCTATCGATCCCCTTTCTTTTTGTTATCTGTTTTCATGTTCTAACACCCTAATTATTTAGGAGAAAATATATTGATTTGGTGACCGTATGGTTGCAGACTCAAAGTCCAGATTGAAACTTGGTTGGGAAGTTAGGTTTAACATTTGCTTGGGAATAGCTAGGGGATTGATGTATCTACATGAGCATCCCAGGATGAAGATAGTTCACAGCGACATTAAATCCGCTAATATTCTTCTTGATGGAAACCTTAAGGCTAAAATATCAGACTTTGGATTGGCAAGACTTCACACCAAAGATGATGAATTGAAGTTCATCAAAGTAGAAGTGCCACAGTAAGTAAATATTGAAACAGTACTTACTCGCTGCCGCTTTATATATACTTGTTGCAATCTTTGATTTAGTATAATGATAAGTTACCTCTTGTTTTCTGCAGAGGATATATGGCACCTGAGTATGTTCGAGGAATTGCGACATCTAAAGCTGATGTCTACAGTTTTGGGGTGGTTATACTTGAAACTGTGAGTGGAAGGACAAATGCAGGACACAGGAGAGATAGCCAGGAAAGTGAATTTCTTCTAGACACGGTAAGCAAAATGGCATCGCCATGCTTTTATGTCTtcttttattcaattatatatgCTATAATCTCATTTAACACGATGTGTATGTTGTGTGTGGAAATGCAGGCTTATGATTTACATCGAAAAGGAAGGCTGGTGGACTTGGTTGACAAAACCTTGTCTACCAAGTATGATGCAAAACAAGCCATAATCATCTTGAATTTAGCAGTAAAGTGCACCAGTATATCTCCAACACTGAGGCCTACTATGTCTGAAGTAGTGAGTGTTCTCGTTGGCGACAAAAAAATTGAGGAGATTTGTCCCCCTGCTCTTAATGATAGTCACCTTGCTCGAGCTGATTCCTCTATTTCTATGGAAGCAACTTCGAGAGCATCCACATCATCCTATTTGATCAAAGGGGAAGATGAAACAGAACACATTTCTGAGAGTACCCCCTTGAGACGTCCAAATGAAACATGGTAATCTAGCCAAATGTTTGTGTCtatttccttttccttgttttcGGACTTGATGCACTCTACTGCGATCTGTATTGAACATGTTTAAAATCTTAGAACAAATTTATGGGTATGAATCATTAGAGAGTTTATGCTTTTAAGGCATGTTATATGACAGGATCCACCTCGGATTTAACTCTgtacttcccctaaaagtggacaacccaaaataACAAACCTGAATAAGAAGACTTTAAGCCAAGGATCACAAATTGAAAATACTCAATcctgttgaaggatatcgacattgagtgtgcctcttcaaagtagggtttagttctagagttgtaataggagagaatgttctaaaTTTCCTAATTATATTCGGATTTTATTTCCTTGTATgacaagattatgtactttgtaaatccctatataaagggctcctatatattatcaataatagaatacacacaattctctcatcaatctctctgcaaatcatattttccttaaaacgttatcagcacgagccctaaccctagccctaaaaacCAAAAAGCTGCCGCAAATCCTAGCAAACCCTAACACCTGAAATTTCTTTCACCAAAAACTGCCGCAAGCTCCTAGCCCTTGCTAGCCATACCGTGCgctgctcctgcagcccttGAGCACCTGTGTGccgcctactgcccctgcagcatcgttgcacgcctgctgcccctgcagcacgctcgttcctgtgcagatcagcctgttttCACGCCCCGAAACGTCTTgatcgggacctcagatcaaaatcattccttcatcaaagttgttcgtctctgcctcttctatctgaattccaaatttcagccctattggactcgttttgagacctgtacaccattcgaagtgggagctgttcagaagcgaatctgctccgaatttcaacaagtaacttttaaagattaaagttcatgctttcttgtcttttaaattcctttattttctgcagaaaataaaggaatttaaTAAAGGAATTTAGATTAAAAGACATGGGTTTAGATTAAGAGCCCTAAATCCGATTTGCAATATACGAACATGGGTTCGGTTATtcaataagcggaattgtggggattcacgctaaacggactaagagtgttcataatcttcggactaagagcgtgcGCAAGCATCAATTtttgaccatattaaacatcattgtttcggtctaatccaaatattcttggaaattgatttcttggtagcatagctcggaaatcttattattttagttttcgtggaactttttactccgaaactaatctattCTCCTTCGTTTTTGAATGTCGAATTCAAACGTGCAAAAACTCGACTTCACTAAACCAGATTCAAATAACATTGGTTATCACCGATGGGTGAATAACGTCAAGAATCACCTCACTACTAGTGGGATTCTGTGAAGAACACATAGAATaaagattaattgagaaaatcctctcaaccttccccgtctcagcgcTAATGATTGCCAAGCAATATAGGCTTGTGTGCAATGCTAGACGGATCACGAGATTTCATCAACTTATGTCAGTTACTGAGTAAgctgataacatactcgtgaaaaactataattcaaaggcccgttggaactaagagcgttcatgaggcgaattataaatTGCGCACctaaaggagggcgcaaggagcggaaccctaaaagtTAGGGGACAACAAAATGGACGTGTGGGTCCATACAACcaccctacaaaggaaggaaaaccGCGAGATACgcggacacgtggcaacattggccaacGTGGGAGAGACAAAACAGGAGTCGTCGGTAGTAGTGCTGTCGCCACCAACGTCCATGGAGGATGTCCAAATGCACAAGGTGCATCTCAATTAATGGGTGAGGTAATGCTATAGATGAGGATCTTTaaagcattggtttaagcactAGAATGCGAGTGGAAAAACAAAGCTGCACAATACAAGTGTATAAAGATATGAGAGAGCATGAGGCTCATCTCGCAGCTGAAGGAGATGATGGAAATGACAATGACGTCAATCTCATCATtacagacttcaaatctggcgaggaaaacaaccatgttgatgccgcagattttgattaaatagtccatttattttccaagaattatgtaatggcaattatgcattaatcaataaatgacaattttgtattaactttttctcaagtggcgcatccaatgaagtatgatgtctaggaaagtgattgaaattagtggtacttaagagagcctcgctccaccgacatctctctctacttccctggtcatatttgattggagttaccaaacggattgagtgactacgatttgtctaagtttgatttttattttggattagactttggttaagaaactttgatgtaatcattggctattaataaagtgtcgattcttttacttaatgtcttggacataccttaattcgaactttatttgaaagatataaaagccaatggttttcatgtggaaacacattgtgagaatgaccaagagttcctttgcatcacctctaatgactacggacataaacgagtattagagaaacttatgtgtcgctctagtgggttgtatgcaaccactattcgagtcattgaatccaacaatgtcatgagagatgacttatgggattctgacacatataggctttggcacgaccgtttgggacatccaggtcatgatatgatgatccgtgatactaaagacttcacacggacatctcttcttcagaacgaagagaagtgagaatcaaaagttgattcaaaGAGAGCATTGCACCGCCGCCGCACCTTAGGGTGCCGCCGCCATGCACCACCGGCCGGCCAACGCCGGCGCCGTGATCCCCCTGCGGCAAAATCATGGCTTTAACGccatgtatggagacttggttcctctctctacttctcaaagtaaattgtgacattgtggctcaaccaaaaccttcattggttgattataaggtcAATTTTTCGTTTTGTAAAGCCTGTttttttcaggatcaagaccatcctatgcaaaggacactaaagaaataattccattcttacatagaatccaaggggattttgtggatcgattcaaccaacctgcggactgcttagatgttttatggtgttggttaatgtgcggacacgctggtcacgtgtcgcgctatcatccactcgtaatgctgcttatgatgaactcctagcccagaacatatggctacgggctcactacccagatcatccaattaagtcaatttgacttgataatgctagagagtttacatcgaaaattttcgatgactattgcataacattgggtattgatatcaagtatcatattcccatgtacacactcAATTGGTCtagcggaaaagccaccattaaaagactacgatggtgGCTCGGACtttggtaatgtgcaccaatatttccgcttgcgttatgcaatatcgcatgcagctatgctaattcgtctacgactcatagccactcaacttttatttgcgttacagttagtgactgggtgcgagtctaatatctcgtacttatgcatatttgagtgtgcgatttatgtgccaattgtgccgccacagcgcatcaaaatgggtcattgcaacgaatgaatatatatatttatgttggatataaaTCTCCAACTATCCGTCCGCTAtgttgaacccttgacaggcgatctctttttcgctggatttgcgaattgtcactttgatgagacagtcttcccgtcgttagggggagattagaacgtcaatgttcaacaggaacgacaagaattgtcgtggtctgtccccactatgtctcatcttgatcccctaaaagtgacgacaTCACATagacctgctgcaaacatgtctgcaaggattgatgttcccacaagaggacatggtaccacccagaggagatgggtacggcaccactaccatggatggtggtatggtgacgccacaaatgtggcataatggcgtcataggccatgggttccgctagagagcgtaggagacccataggttcgatggattctcgccctaggaagagag
Coding sequences within:
- the LOC133707757 gene encoding probable LRR receptor-like serine/threonine-protein kinase At1g53420 isoform X4 is translated as MGTEASARLVSFILISLMFTLCQLGSEFKYQSIARKLPDEEVGALNQITEKLYLYDGSFCNESIHDGIIRCNCSFQDGTICHVTEIFHILSDSALGAKSLSGGIPEELGNLTHLRELDLSNNQLTGSIPASFGKLSSLYKLDLSINQLTGSIPASLGNLSLGILDLSYNQLSGPVPATLRNVQPVASDPDAYRLEGDGGYFYLFLSHNQLTGPIPESLGNLTFISYIVLANNYLNGSIPASLGALTHLNGLGVASNSINGTLPKSFASLTSLYSFSISGNYLSGPLPDFIANWTSIDYLFLNGNNFNGKIPAGIFNLSYLEILSISDVKADSHFQFPPSIHVAESFSVLILRNCSITGHIPSYIGDMSSLKNIDLSFNRLTGRIPDSLKNLNVTHMSFSNNMLSGEIPDWIQNGSIWSKMDFSYNNFSKLNFKPSPNLKLNLFSCCCNSSTCLPNTEYPTKEKYCPRGKHDYHSLFINCGGEETHDAVGNVYDQDNDTSLFYLSQKKNWARSSVGNAYDYASNGNSSKLLKSVRCGLSSEARLYDNARTSLVSLTYYGFCLHKGKYNVTLLFAEIVDEVTDIHEDIDFRSTGKRVFDVYIQGERKLKDFNIIDKAGRTNKEYMINFTAVDVNDGKLEIHFYSRSAGVGTLDGPLISAISVTPEYKQQLSPLQTALITVASIIVFLLLLLLFAWMMGWLGNTDHLQEIDIGIEKPVTLKQLKDATRNFSKRNEIGQGGFGTVYKAEVQGKIVAVKKLCSHSEERINEFINEFYTLKSMSQENLVQLLDIYNAKGLHLLVYEYMENNSLAHALFDSKSRLKLGWEVRFNICLGIARGLMYLHEHPRMKIVHSDIKSANILLDGNLKAKISDFGLARLHTKDDELKFIKVEVPQGYMAPEYVRGIATSKADVYSFGVVILETVSGRTNAGHRRDSQESEFLLDTAYDLHRKGRLVDLVDKTLSTKYDAKQAIIILNLAVKCTSISPTLRPTMSEVVSVLVGDKKIEEICPPALNDSHLARADSSISMEATSRASTSSYLIKGEDETEHISESTPLRRPNETWIHLGFNSVLPLKVDNPK
- the LOC133707757 gene encoding probable leucine-rich repeat receptor-like serine/threonine-protein kinase At3g14840 isoform X3; this translates as MGTEASARLVSFILISLMFTLCQLGSEFKYQSIARKLPDEEVGALNQITEKLYLYDGSFCNESIHDGIIRCNCSFQDGTICHVTEIALGAKSLSGGIPEELGNLTHLRELDLSNNQLTGSIPASFGKLSSLYKLDLSINQLTGSIPASLGNLSLGILDLSYNQLSGPVPATLRNVQPVASDPDAYRLEGDGGYFYLFLSHNQLTGPIPESLGNLTFISYIVLANNYLNGSIPASLGALTHLNGLSLRNNGISGTLPQALGNLTTLRYFGVASNSINGTLPKSFASLTSLYSFSISGNYLSGPLPDFIANWTSIDYLFLNGNNFNGKIPAGIFNLSYLEILSISDVKADSHFQFPPSIHVAESFSVLILRNCSITGHIPSYIGDMSSLKNIDLSFNRLTGRIPDSLKNLNVTHMSFSNNMLSGEIPDWIQNGSIWSKMDFSYNNFSKLNFKPSPNLKLNLFSCCCNSSTCLPNTEYPTKEKYCPRGKHDYHSLFINCGGEETHDAVGNVYDQDNDTSLFYLSQKKNWARSSVGNAYDYASNGNSSKLLKSVRCGLSSEARLYDNARTSLVSLTYYGFCLHKGKYNVTLLFAEIVDEVTDIHEDIDFRSTGKRVFDVYIQGERKLKDFNIIDKAGRTNKEYMINFTAVDVNDGKLEIHFYSRSAGVGTLDGPLISAISVTPEYKQQLSPLQTALITVASIIVFLLLLLLFAWMMGWLGNTDHLQEIDIGIEKPVTLKQLKDATRNFSKRNEIGQGGFGTVYKAEVQGKIVAVKKLCSHSEERINEFINEFYTLKSMSQENLVQLLDIYNAKGLHLLVYEYMENNSLAHALFDSKSRLKLGWEVRFNICLGIARGLMYLHEHPRMKIVHSDIKSANILLDGNLKAKISDFGLARLHTKDDELKFIKVEVPQGYMAPEYVRGIATSKADVYSFGVVILETVSGRTNAGHRRDSQESEFLLDTAYDLHRKGRLVDLVDKTLSTKYDAKQAIIILNLAVKCTSISPTLRPTMSEVVSVLVGDKKIEEICPPALNDSHLARADSSISMEATSRASTSSYLIKGEDETEHISESTPLRRPNETWIHLGFNSVLPLKVDNPK
- the LOC133707757 gene encoding probable LRR receptor-like serine/threonine-protein kinase At1g53420 isoform X5; the encoded protein is MGTEASARLVSFILISLMFTLCQLGSEFKYQSIARKLPDEEVGALNQITEKLYLYDGSFCNESIHDGIIRCNCSFQDGTICHVTEIFHILSDSALGAKSLSGGIPEELGNLTHLRELDLSNNQLTGSIPASFGKLSSLYKLDLSINQLTGSIPASLGNLSLGILDLSYNQLSGPVPATLRNVQPVASDPDAYRLEGDGGYFYLFLSHNQLTGPIPESLGNLTFISYIVLANNYLNGSIPASLGALTHLNGLSLRNNGISGTLPQALGNLTTLRYFGVASNSINGTLPKSFASLTSLYSFSISGNYLSGPLPDFIANWTSIDYLFLNGNNFNGKIPAGIFNLSYLEILILRNCSITGHIPSYIGDMSSLKNIDLSFNRLTGRIPDSLKNLNVTHMSFSNNMLSGEIPDWIQNGSIWSKMDFSYNNFSKLNFKPSPNLKLNLFSCCCNSSTCLPNTEYPTKEKYCPRGKHDYHSLFINCGGEETHDAVGNVYDQDNDTSLFYLSQKKNWARSSVGNAYDYASNGNSSKLLKSVRCGLSSEARLYDNARTSLVSLTYYGFCLHKGKYNVTLLFAEIVDEVTDIHEDIDFRSTGKRVFDVYIQGERKLKDFNIIDKAGRTNKEYMINFTAVDVNDGKLEIHFYSRSAGVGTLDGPLISAISVTPEYKQQLSPLQTALITVASIIVFLLLLLLFAWMMGWLGNTDHLQEIDIGIEKPVTLKQLKDATRNFSKRNEIGQGGFGTVYKAEVQGKIVAVKKLCSHSEERINEFINEFYTLKSMSQENLVQLLDIYNAKGLHLLVYEYMENNSLAHALFDSKSRLKLGWEVRFNICLGIARGLMYLHEHPRMKIVHSDIKSANILLDGNLKAKISDFGLARLHTKDDELKFIKVEVPQGYMAPEYVRGIATSKADVYSFGVVILETVSGRTNAGHRRDSQESEFLLDTAYDLHRKGRLVDLVDKTLSTKYDAKQAIIILNLAVKCTSISPTLRPTMSEVVSVLVGDKKIEEICPPALNDSHLARADSSISMEATSRASTSSYLIKGEDETEHISESTPLRRPNETWIHLGFNSVLPLKVDNPK
- the LOC133707757 gene encoding probable LRR receptor-like serine/threonine-protein kinase At1g53420 isoform X8; the encoded protein is MGTEASARLVSFILISLMFTLCQLGSEFKYQSIARKLPDEEVGALNQITEKLYLYDGSFCNESIHDGIIRCNCSFQDGTICHVTEIFHILSDSALGAKSLSGGIPEELGNLTHLRELDLSNNQLTGSIPASFGKLSSLYKLDLSINQLTGSIPASLGNLSLGILDLSYNQLSGPVPATLRNVQPVASDPDAYRLEGDGGYFYLFLSHNQLTGPIPESLGNLTFISYIVLANNYLNGSIPASLGALTHLNGLSLRNNGISGTLPQALGNLTTLRYFGVASNSINGTLPKSFASLTSLYSFSISGNYLSGPLPDFIANWTSIDYLILRNCSITGHIPSYIGDMSSLKNIDLSFNRLTGRIPDSLKNLNVTHMSFSNNMLSGEIPDWIQNGSIWSKMDFSYNNFSKLNFKPSPNLKLNLFSCCCNSSTCLPNTEYPTKEKYCPRGKHDYHSLFINCGGEETHDAVGNVYDQDNDTSLFYLSQKKNWARSSVGNAYDYASNGNSSKLLKSVRCGLSSEARLYDNARTSLVSLTYYGFCLHKGKYNVTLLFAEIVDEVTDIHEDIDFRSTGKRVFDVYIQGERKLKDFNIIDKAGRTNKEYMINFTAVDVNDGKLEIHFYSRSAGVGTLDGPLISAISVTPEYKQQLSPLQTALITVASIIVFLLLLLLFAWMMGWLGNTDHLQEIDIGIEKPVTLKQLKDATRNFSKRNEIGQGGFGTVYKAEVQGKIVAVKKLCSHSEERINEFINEFYTLKSMSQENLVQLLDIYNAKGLHLLVYEYMENNSLAHALFDSKSRLKLGWEVRFNICLGIARGLMYLHEHPRMKIVHSDIKSANILLDGNLKAKISDFGLARLHTKDDELKFIKVEVPQGYMAPEYVRGIATSKADVYSFGVVILETVSGRTNAGHRRDSQESEFLLDTAYDLHRKGRLVDLVDKTLSTKYDAKQAIIILNLAVKCTSISPTLRPTMSEVVSVLVGDKKIEEICPPALNDSHLARADSSISMEATSRASTSSYLIKGEDETEHISESTPLRRPNETWIHLGFNSVLPLKVDNPK